In Homo sapiens chromosome 11, GRCh38.p14 Primary Assembly, one DNA window encodes the following:
- the OR56A5 gene encoding olfactory receptor 56A5 codes for MTLPSNNSTSPVFEFFLICFPSFQSWQHWLSLPLSLLFLLAMGANATLLITIYLEASLHQPLYYLLSLLSLLDIVLCLTVIPKVLAIFWFDLRSISFPACFLQVFIMNSFLTMESCTFMIMAYDRYVAICKPLQYSSIITDQFVARAAIFVVARNGLLTMPIPILSSRLRYCAGHIIKNCICTNVSVSKLSCDDITLNQSYQFVIGWTLLGSDLILIVLSYFFILKTVLRIKGEGDMAKALGTCGSHFILILFFTTVLLVLVITNLARKRIPPDVPILLNILHHLIPPALNPIVYGVRTKEIKQGIQNLLRRL; via the coding sequence ATGACATTACCCAGCAACAACTCCACTTCCCCAGTCTTTGAATTCTTCCTCATTTGTTTCCCCAGTTTCCAGAGCTGGCAGCACTGGCTGTCTCTGCccctcagcctcctcttcctcctggccaTGGGGGCCAATGCCACCCTTCTGATCACCATCTATCTGGAAGCCTCTCTGCACCAGCCCCTGTACTACCTGctcagcctcctctccctgctgGACATCGTACTCTGCCTCACCGTCATCCCCAAGGTCCTGGCCATCTTCTGGTTTGACCTCAGATCAATCAGCTTCCCTGCCTGCTTCCTTCAGGTGTTCATCATGAACAGTTTTCTGACTATGGAGTCCTGCACATTCATGATCATGGCCTATGACCGctatgtggccatctgcaagccccTACAGTACTCATCCATCATCACTGATCAATTTGTCGCTAGGGCTGCCATCTTTGTTGTGGCCAGGAATGGCCTTCTTACTATGCCTATCCCCATACTTTCTTCTCGACTCAGATACTGTGCAGGACACATCATCAAGAACTGCATCTGTACTAACGTGTCTGTGTCTAAACTCTCTTGTGATGACATCACCTTGAATCAGAGCTACCAGTTTGTTATAGGTTGGACCCTGCTGGGCTCTGACCTCATCCTTATTGTTCTCTCTTACTTTTTTATCTTGAAAACTGTGCTAAGGATTAAGGGTGAGGGAGATATGGCCAAAGCTCTAGGTACTTGTGGTTCCCACTTCATCCTCATCCTCTTCTTCACCACAGTCCTGCTGGTTCTGGTCATCACTAACCTGGCCAGGAAGAGAATTCCTCCGGATGTCCCCATCCTGCTCAACATCCTGCACCACCTTATTCCCCCAGCTCTGAACCCCATTGTTTATGGTGTGAGAACCAAGGAGATCAAGCAGGGAATCCAGAACCTGCTGAGGaggttgtaa
- the OR52L1 gene encoding olfactory receptor 52L1, which translates to MTLVSFFSFLSKPLIMLLSNSSWRLSQPSFLLVGIPGLEESQHWIALPLGILYLLALVGNVTILFIIWMDPSLHQSMYLFLSMLAAIDLVLASSTAPKALAVLLVHAHEIGYIVCLIQMFFIHAFSSMESGVLVAMALDRYVAICHPLHHSTILHPGVIGRIGMVVLVRGLLLLIPFPILLGTLIFCQATIIGHAYCEHMAVVKLACSETTVNRAYGLTMALLVIGLDVLAIGVSYAHILQAVLKVPGSEARLKAFSTCGSHICVILVFYVPGIFSFLTHRFGHHVPHHVHVLLATRYLLMPPALNPLVYGVKTQQIRQRVLRVFTQKD; encoded by the coding sequence ATgactttggtttcttttttctctttcctctccaagCCATTGATAATGCTCCTTAGCAATTCAAGCTGGAGGCTATCCCAGCCTTCTTTTCTCCTGGTAGGGATTCCAGGTTTAGAGGAAAGCCAGCACTGGATTGCACTGCCCCTGGGCATCCTTTACCTCCTTGCTTTAGTGGGCAATGTTACCATTCTCTTCATCATCTGGATGGACCCATCCTTGCACCAATCTATGTACCTCTTCCTGTCCATGCTAGCTGCCATCGACCTGGTTCTGGCCTCCTCCACTGCACCCAAAGCCCTTGCAGTGCTCCTGGTTCATGCCCACGAGATTGGGTACATCGTCTGCCTGATCCAGATGTTCTTCATCCATGCATTCTCCTCCATGGAGTCAGGGGTACTTGTGGCCATGGCTCTGGATCGCTATGTAGCCATTTGTCACCCCTTGCACCATTCCACAATCCTGCATCCAGGGGTCATAGGGCGCATCGGAATGGTGGTGCTGGTGAGGGGATTACTACTCCTTATCCCCTTCCCCATTTTGTTGGGAACACTTATCTTCTGCCAAGCCACCATCATAGGCCATGCCTATTGTGAACATATGGCTGTTGTGAAACTTGCCTGCTCAGAAACCACAGTCAATCGAGCTTATGGGCTGACTATGGCCTTGCTTGTGATTGGGCTGGATGTTCTGGCCATTGGTGTTTCCTATGCCCACATCCTCCAGGCAGTGCTGAAGGTACCAGGGAGTGAGGCCCGACTTAAGGCGTTTAGCACATGTGGCTCTCATATTTGTGTCATCCTGGTCTTCTATGTCCCTGGAATTTTCTCCTTCCTCACTCACCGCTTTGGTCATCATGTACCCCATCATGTCCATGTTCTTCTGGCCACACGGTATCTCCTCATGCCACCTGCGCTCAATCCTCTTGTCTATGGAGTGAAGACTCAGCAGATCCGCCAGCGAGTGCTCAGAGTGTTTACACAAAAGGATTGA